The Plectropomus leopardus isolate mb unplaced genomic scaffold, YSFRI_Pleo_2.0 unplaced_scaffold1547, whole genome shotgun sequence genome includes the window tgtgtaaatgaatgaataattgttgtagttttctgtgtgaatgaatgaatgattgttgtagttttctgtgtgaatgaatgaatcggTGTGAAAGTATTCAGCTCTGTGATTCATGATCCATCAGACTCCTGCAGGAAGTGATGTAATAATCTGAGGGAGAGCGAGATGGTCGCCATGGCTACAGTGACCGTTGCCTAGGTGACCGCCCCCCTGAGGGCTCAACAGCTGTTACCATGGCGTTGCCGTGGAGACGAGCAGTCAGCAGAGAGATGCTGCATGTGATTAAaatctgcttctgtttttacagatgaACGGATCCGAGGGAGAACTGGAGTACGAGGAGATCACTCTGGAgagggtgagacacacacacacacaaaatatatacacaatataCACAAAATATACACTACAGAGTACAGGTGTGAGGATAACGCTCACACGTTAACAATGACTGAGCTCAGAGTTATTTTGGTGTCGACTGTTTTTAGAAACTGTCGCTCTGCgtttaaaagctgcagaaataaacTCCACTCggctgacagcagcaggttaTTTTTAACTCTCTGCCGGTTATTTTGGGAACAGTTCAGACATCACGCTGCTGAACTTTAACGTGATGCTGGCGTTCACACAGTCACAGCTGCTCATCTTACCAAACCGACACACGTTAGCAgccaaagggttaatgtcacacaaacactaacacaGCTCACATCCGAAACTGTGATGTTTCCTCAAAAGCTCTGAATCTTTTAAAACTCCTTCAACAAACCAAACAGAGTAACATCAGACagtttttacctcttttttggTGGCACGACTGAAACTGAGTCCTCAACATCTGCTCCTTTCAGACATGTTCTCATTCTGAGTCATCACATGCTGCCGCTCTGTCAGTCAACCTCCACGTCTGCATAtcacgctctaggtatccttctgcgtctgcatatcacgctctaggtatccttctgtgtctgcatatcacgctctaggtatccttctgcgtctgctgttgacgtttcaggatgctgctactgtgactCCTGCAGGAAAGAccgggtttgttggatccatccaccgaTCCTATAGGCGCCCTGAGCTCCTTTTATTacgttaccggcagcgtttcaacctgatgccgtcctgCCACGTTTCAGGCAAACATGGCCAGCCACCCAGTGATGTAGAGTAATGTAATAACAACGCGACCGGCTCTGTCCGGTCCCCGTCTCGGAGGACGCTGTCCAGTGGTGCATCATGCACACGTGAAAAAGTGCAGAGCTATTATACGAGTTCAGAATGAGTTTGGTGAatcaaaaaaaagttcaatccAGCCACGTTACAAACTAACGTCCCCCGCCGACGTATCGTTATATTTAATGACTTCAGACTGAGTCTGTTTCAGACTGATGAAGACGCAGAACAGGAAGCAGCTCTGCAGCGAGGCTCCTTTACTTTCTAACTGCTGTGTTTTACCGAAACGGCGCTCAGGGTTTCAGTTTCTCTGTGATCtcaaacagttttaaaacactGCACGAAGCTCTTACAGCATCTGGCTCCGCCCATATGAAGGTGTACATCAGACCCAGGTGCATGCTGGGAAGCTTCTGCAGATGCTGCAGGTGgatcaaaatgtgtgtgtgtgtgtgtgtgtgtgtgtgtgtgtgtgtgttcagggtaACTCTGGTCTGGGCTTCAGCATCGCAGGAGGAACTGATAATCCTCACATCGGAGACGACCCGTCCATCTTCATCACCAAGATCATCCCCGGAGGAGCCGCCGCCCAAGACGGACGCCTCCGgtacaaaatacacacacacacacacacacacacacacacacacacacacacacacacaaacagaaacagacacacacacacacacacacacacacaaagacacacacacacacacacacagaaacacacacaaacacacacacacacacacacacacagaaacacacacacacacacacacactcagaaacacacacacacacaaacagaaacagacacacacacacacacacacacaccggtcTGCTCAGCCCTCAAAGGCCTGAAACTAGACCCTGACCCAGCACCCTAACCTgggcctcctctctctctctcgctctccagGGTGAACGACAGCATCGTATTCGTGAACGATGTGGATGTTCGTGAGGTCACTCACTCCATCGCCGTGGAGGCGCTGAAGGAGGCGGGGCCTGTGGTCAGGCTGTACGTCCTGCGGCGACGCCCACCGAGCGAACGCATCGCTCAGATCAAACTGATGAAGGGCCCTAAAGGTAGGAAAGGAGACGAGGAGACGAGGAGACGAGGGGGCGGCTGAGTCGTAGTTCACGGCACAGATTTCACAGCATCCGTGGGTTTGATTTTCATAAATGAATTCCACTTTGAACTGTCCCTGTCCCCTCTGGTCCTCCTTTGGTCCCCCTTTGGTCCTTGTCCCTGTCTGGTCCAGGTCTGGGCTTCAGTATAGCGGGTGGCGTGGGGAACCAACACGTTCCCGGAGACAACAGCATCTACGTCACCAAGATCATCGAGGGCGG containing:
- the LOC121964390 gene encoding disks large homolog 4-like, with product MNGSEGELEYEEITLERGNSGLGFSIAGGTDNPHIGDDPSIFITKIIPGGAAAQDGRLRVNDSIVFVNDVDVREVTHSIAVEALKEAGPVVRLYVLRRRPPSERIAQIKLMKGPKGLGFSIAGGVGNQHVPGDNSIYVTKIIEGGAAHRDGRLQIGDKILAVNHVSLEDVLHEDAVVALKNTGEVVYLKVATPTSQYIHPADRYSPPDLTS